A section of the Peptoanaerobacter stomatis genome encodes:
- the nadE gene encoding NAD(+) synthase: MDNKILIDEIVNWLKMQVKSSNSKGLLVGISGGIDSAVVANLIKLACPDNSLGVILPINSSENSVEDANLLVKQCKISSLTVDISEEHSKLFEKSMEKLKNIGLYKDEYSRMTDANLRARLRMSTLYAIANNLGYMVVGTDNADETYTGYFTKYGDGGVDILPLKKIFKSDVYEMGKILGVPQSILSKAPSADLWENQTDEAEMGVSYDSIEKYMRGEKISEKDEKTILLLHQKSEHKRNLPPYFEI; this comes from the coding sequence ATGGATAATAAAATACTGATAGATGAAATAGTAAATTGGTTGAAAATGCAAGTAAAATCATCCAATTCAAAGGGGCTGTTGGTAGGAATATCAGGAGGAATTGATTCTGCTGTGGTTGCGAATCTAATAAAATTAGCGTGTCCTGATAATTCGCTTGGAGTAATATTGCCTATAAATTCAAGTGAAAATAGTGTGGAAGATGCAAATTTACTTGTAAAACAATGTAAAATAAGCAGCCTAACTGTTGATATAAGTGAAGAACATTCAAAACTGTTTGAAAAATCTATGGAAAAATTAAAGAATATAGGGCTTTATAAAGATGAGTATTCAAGGATGACAGATGCAAATTTGAGGGCAAGACTTAGAATGTCAACTCTATATGCAATAGCAAATAATTTAGGATATATGGTAGTAGGTACGGACAATGCAGATGAAACATACACCGGATATTTTACCAAATATGGAGATGGTGGAGTGGACATTTTGCCGTTGAAAAAAATCTTCAAATCGGATGTATATGAAATGGGGAAAATATTAGGAGTTCCTCAAAGCATACTATCCAAAGCACCATCAGCAGATTTGTGGGAAAATCAAACAGATGAAGCGGAAATGGGAGTAAGCTATGACAGTATAGAAAAATATATGCGAGGAGAAAAAATATCTGAAAAAGATGAAAAAACAATATTGCTTTTACATCAAAAATCAGAACATAAGAGAAATCTACCACCATATTTTGAAATTTAA
- a CDS encoding electron transfer flavoprotein subunit alpha/FixB family protein — MSNTNNLMVYIQCDENTPINASLEALSKGVELGKENNLDVIAVLIGKFDENTEKICKDYGANKIIEADVEQYNIKSYGEIVVKLVKEYSPKLFLAGTTPVAKDVTAYASSKLDMVSLSNVSDIKMQDDFEFTIALYGGAVLRDASINSDTTKFALLSSGAFKKVLSPVDNVEIIKEDCSEQIKDLLTIIKESVTEISESVNLEEAEIIVACGRGMGTPEGYKLVEDLAKQLGGAIGATRPVTESGLVARTQQVGQSGKIVAPKLYIGCGVSGAVQHLSGILGSDYIVAINKDEDAPIFEVADVGIVGDAMAVIPLFMEEIKKVK; from the coding sequence ATGTCTAATACAAATAATTTGATGGTATATATACAATGTGATGAAAATACTCCTATAAATGCGTCATTAGAAGCATTATCAAAAGGAGTAGAGCTTGGAAAAGAAAATAATCTTGATGTCATAGCAGTTTTGATAGGAAAATTTGATGAAAATACTGAAAAGATATGTAAAGATTATGGTGCAAATAAAATAATAGAAGCGGATGTTGAGCAATACAATATAAAATCATATGGAGAAATTGTAGTTAAATTGGTTAAAGAATATTCTCCAAAATTGTTTTTAGCAGGAACTACACCGGTTGCAAAAGATGTAACTGCATATGCATCTTCAAAGCTGGATATGGTAAGTTTATCCAATGTATCTGATATAAAAATGCAAGATGATTTTGAATTTACTATAGCTTTATATGGTGGAGCGGTTTTAAGAGATGCTTCTATAAATTCAGATACTACAAAATTTGCCCTTCTTAGTAGCGGGGCGTTTAAAAAAGTATTATCGCCGGTTGATAATGTGGAAATTATAAAAGAGGATTGTAGTGAACAAATAAAAGATTTATTGACAATCATAAAAGAAAGCGTAACTGAAATATCTGAGAGTGTAAATCTTGAAGAAGCTGAGATAATTGTGGCTTGTGGTAGAGGTATGGGTACACCTGAAGGATATAAATTAGTAGAAGACTTAGCAAAACAATTAGGCGGAGCAATAGGAGCTACAAGACCTGTAACTGAAAGCGGATTAGTTGCAAGAACACAACAAGTTGGACAATCAGGAAAAATAGTTGCACCTAAACTTTATATAGGTTGCGGTGTATCAGGAGCAGTGCAACACTTATCAGGAATATTAGGTTCAGACTATATAGTAGCAATTAATAAAGATGAAGATGCACCTATATTTGAAGTTGCAGATGTAGGTATAGTAGGCGATGCTATGGCAGTAATACCGCTTTTTATGGAAGAAATAAAAAAAGTAAAATAA
- a CDS encoding electron transfer flavoprotein subunit beta/FixA family protein: MNILVCIKQVFDDSVEIGYDETSNKFLPENVEKVENAFDTYALEMATRLKEKIGDTHITLLSIGTDASKNALKNGLAVGGDEATVILNDKYQDSDSYSIANALAQGIKKIEEKIGNKFDIIFCGKETTDYTAGQVGVMLANAMNMGVITDLVDIDYVDGKVVGKHETEMGYDMIEGVSPCVVTVSKPPYDPRYATVKNKMAARKKVIDEISDISLDDSKIVVKKTYSRPKRQAGVKIVGKTPEEAVAQAISLMSDAKVL, from the coding sequence ATGAATATATTAGTTTGTATAAAACAGGTATTTGATGATTCTGTAGAGATTGGGTATGATGAGACATCTAATAAATTCTTGCCTGAAAATGTGGAAAAAGTAGAAAATGCGTTTGATACTTATGCACTTGAAATGGCTACAAGACTTAAAGAAAAAATAGGTGACACACATATTACGCTTTTATCTATAGGTACAGATGCTTCTAAAAATGCGTTGAAAAACGGTTTGGCTGTAGGTGGAGATGAGGCTACTGTAATTTTAAATGATAAATATCAAGATTCAGATTCATATTCAATAGCAAATGCACTTGCACAAGGAATAAAGAAAATAGAAGAAAAAATAGGCAATAAATTTGACATAATATTTTGCGGTAAAGAAACTACAGACTATACAGCAGGTCAAGTTGGAGTTATGCTTGCCAATGCTATGAATATGGGAGTTATAACAGACCTTGTCGATATAGACTATGTAGATGGAAAAGTTGTAGGAAAACACGAAACAGAAATGGGATATGATATGATAGAAGGCGTTTCTCCATGTGTTGTTACAGTTAGCAAACCTCCTTACGATCCAAGGTATGCTACTGTAAAAAATAAAATGGCAGCCAGAAAAAAAGTAATAGATGAAATATCAGACATATCACTTGATGACAGTAAGATAGTTGTTAAAAAAACATACTCACGCCCTAAAAGACAAGCCGGAGTGAAAATTGTAGGTAAAACACCTGAAGAAGCAGTAGCTCAAGCTATTTCTTTGATGAGTGATGCAAAGGTATTATAG
- a CDS encoding FadR/GntR family transcriptional regulator, translated as MIMKPIKNINIPNKIMEQIKTNIMNKELRPGDRLPSEREIAEKTGASRASVREALRSLEMIGVIKTIWGDGSYVNDNIEDNLSESIELLFSLSGHSYEQVVQLRRAIEIETVSLAAKNADKSDILRLKKLFDKIENGKNPTESAEYDRQFHYEIAKISKNIFFTNLLRGVNHIMTSFILITRENIIAGENRPMITKHHEDIISAIQENNEKMARKVMTQHIEMIEKYYKRY; from the coding sequence ATGATAATGAAACCTATAAAAAATATAAATATTCCTAACAAGATAATGGAACAGATAAAGACAAATATAATGAATAAAGAATTAAGACCGGGAGACAGATTGCCTTCAGAAAGAGAAATAGCAGAAAAAACAGGAGCCTCAAGGGCGTCCGTAAGAGAAGCGTTAAGATCTCTGGAGATGATAGGGGTAATTAAAACCATATGGGGAGATGGCAGTTATGTAAATGACAACATAGAAGATAATTTGTCGGAATCAATAGAACTTTTATTTTCCCTAAGCGGACACAGCTATGAGCAGGTAGTGCAATTAAGACGAGCTATAGAAATAGAGACGGTATCATTGGCGGCTAAAAATGCGGATAAATCTGATATTTTAAGATTAAAAAAACTTTTTGACAAAATTGAAAATGGGAAAAATCCAACAGAAAGTGCAGAGTATGATAGACAATTTCATTATGAAATTGCGAAAATATCTAAAAATATATTTTTTACAAATCTTTTAAGAGGAGTAAACCATATAATGACATCATTTATCTTGATTACCAGAGAAAATATAATTGCCGGTGAAAATAGACCTATGATAACAAAACATCACGAGGATATAATATCAGCCATACAAGAAAACAATGAGAAGATGGCGAGAAAAGTTATGACACAACATATAGAAATGATTGAAAAATACTACAAAAGGTATTGA
- the larA gene encoding nickel-dependent lactate racemase produces the protein MLIKFPFGKEKIEVELPDSTDVLESKATEYVPTKSQEELVQEALENPIGSKRVSELAVGKKNIVIITSDHTRPVPSKVTLPLYLKEIRKNNPTCDITILIATGFHRETTKEEMIDKYGEDIVKSEKFVIHKSQNDEDMVYLGKLPSGGDLLINKLAVEADLLVSEGFIEPHFFAGFSGGRKSILPGIASQKTVFGNHCAKFIASDKSRTGNLDGNPIHKDMEFAAKEAKLAFILNVAIDADKKVIAAFAGDPFKAHEEGCAFVKGLSVVEGTDADIVITTNGGYPLDQNIYQSVKSMTAAEACAKPDGIIIEASKCNDGHGGESFYQTFKNAKSAQEVEDTILKVKMEDTIADQWESQILARILARHEVLYVADESAKQILEDMHMQYVPTIKEALEIALEKKGKNAKIAVIPEGISVIVNPKSAK, from the coding sequence ATGTTAATAAAATTTCCTTTTGGAAAAGAAAAAATTGAGGTAGAGTTGCCTGATTCTACTGACGTATTGGAATCAAAAGCTACAGAATATGTACCTACCAAATCACAAGAAGAGCTTGTACAAGAAGCTTTAGAAAATCCTATAGGTAGTAAGAGAGTGTCAGAATTGGCTGTAGGAAAGAAAAATATAGTTATTATAACTTCTGACCATACAAGACCTGTACCAAGTAAAGTTACTTTGCCTTTATATTTAAAGGAGATTAGAAAAAATAATCCGACTTGTGATATAACTATACTTATTGCTACAGGATTCCATAGAGAAACAACAAAAGAAGAAATGATAGACAAATATGGAGAAGATATAGTAAAAAGTGAGAAATTTGTAATCCATAAATCGCAAAATGATGAAGATATGGTATATCTTGGAAAATTACCTTCAGGAGGAGATTTGCTTATAAATAAGTTAGCTGTAGAGGCAGACTTATTGGTATCGGAAGGTTTTATTGAGCCTCACTTCTTTGCAGGATTTTCAGGTGGAAGAAAATCAATACTTCCCGGAATAGCATCACAAAAGACTGTTTTTGGAAATCACTGTGCGAAGTTTATAGCATCTGATAAATCAAGAACAGGAAATCTTGATGGAAATCCAATCCACAAAGATATGGAATTTGCAGCTAAAGAGGCTAAACTTGCATTTATATTGAATGTTGCGATAGATGCAGATAAAAAAGTTATTGCAGCATTTGCAGGAGATCCGTTTAAGGCACACGAAGAAGGCTGTGCATTTGTAAAAGGTCTTTCAGTTGTAGAAGGTACTGATGCAGATATTGTTATTACTACAAATGGAGGATATCCGTTAGATCAAAATATATATCAGTCAGTTAAGAGTATGACTGCTGCTGAAGCGTGTGCAAAACCTGACGGAATAATAATCGAAGCATCTAAATGCAACGATGGTCATGGGGGAGAATCCTTCTACCAAACATTTAAAAATGCAAAATCTGCACAAGAAGTCGAAGATACAATACTTAAAGTGAAGATGGAAGATACAATAGCTGATCAATGGGAAAGTCAAATATTGGCAAGAATATTGGCAAGACATGAAGTATTGTATGTAGCAGATGAATCAGCAAAACAAATATTGGAAGATATGCATATGCAATATGTACCTACTATCAAGGAAGCATTAGAAATAGCTCTTGAGAAAAAGGGTAAAAATGCAAAAATAGCGGTTATTCCTGAAGGAATATCTGTGATCGTAAATCCAAAATCTGCAAAATAA
- the asnA gene encoding aspartate--ammonia ligase — protein MQNKKMDLKQTQIAIKTVKDYFQNNLSKALNLTRVSAPLFVRPETGLNDNLSGIEKPVSFDLGDSNIHLEIVQSLAKWKRFALLRYGFKLNEGLYTDMNAIRADEKLDEVHSIYVDQWDWEKIISVENRNEEYLYSIVNKIYDVFKNTEKMINEKYEGYFSQKLPDEIYFIKSQELLDMYPDLNSKEREKAICKEKKAVFIQGIGGKLSNGASHDDRSPDYDDWSLNGDILFWNPVMNDAIELSSMGIRVDKNSLLNQLKISGKEDRLEQSYHKDLIGEKLPLTIGGGIGQSRICMYMLEKRHIGEVQSSVWDEKNIKKCEELGIELL, from the coding sequence ATGCAAAACAAAAAAATGGATTTAAAACAGACTCAAATAGCTATAAAAACTGTTAAAGACTATTTTCAAAACAATTTATCTAAAGCTCTTAACTTAACAAGAGTTTCTGCTCCTCTTTTTGTAAGACCTGAAACAGGTCTTAATGATAATCTTAGCGGAATTGAAAAACCTGTATCTTTTGATTTAGGAGATTCCAATATACATTTGGAAATAGTGCAATCTCTTGCAAAATGGAAAAGATTTGCTCTTCTTAGATACGGTTTTAAACTTAATGAAGGATTATACACAGATATGAATGCCATAAGAGCTGATGAAAAATTGGATGAAGTTCATTCAATATATGTAGATCAATGGGATTGGGAAAAAATCATAAGCGTAGAAAATCGCAATGAAGAATATTTATATTCTATAGTAAATAAAATATATGATGTATTTAAAAATACAGAAAAAATGATTAATGAAAAATATGAAGGTTATTTTTCTCAAAAATTACCGGATGAAATATATTTTATAAAGTCACAAGAACTTCTTGATATGTACCCTGATTTAAATTCAAAGGAAAGAGAAAAGGCAATCTGTAAAGAAAAAAAAGCTGTATTTATACAAGGTATAGGAGGCAAACTTTCAAACGGTGCTTCTCACGACGACAGAAGTCCGGATTATGATGATTGGTCATTAAACGGAGATATACTGTTTTGGAATCCTGTAATGAATGATGCCATCGAACTTTCAAGTATGGGTATAAGAGTAGATAAAAATTCATTGTTAAATCAATTAAAAATTTCCGGTAAGGAAGACAGACTTGAACAAAGTTACCATAAAGATCTTATAGGCGAAAAACTTCCCCTCACAATCGGAGGTGGTATCGGTCAGTCAAGAATATGTATGTATATGCTTGAAAAACGACATATAGGAGAAGTTCAGTCATCTGTTTGGGATGAAAAAAATATTAAAAAATGTGAAGAATTAGGAATAGAATTATTATAA
- a CDS encoding FAD-binding oxidoreductase, producing MSETKYNKVTPEIIEEFKKIVPGKVHTADDINEDYSHDEMPIYGNGYPDVLIEATNTEDIAKIVKICYDNNIVIIPRGAGTGLTGAAVAMYGGVMLDMTKMNKILEYDKENFVVKVEPGVLLNDLAEDALKQGLLYPPDPGEKFATLGGNVATNAGGMRAVKYGTTRDYVRAMTVVLPTGEIIKLGATVSKTSTGYSLINLMVGSEGTLGIITELTLKLIPAPKETISLIVPFENLDDCIATVPQIFLNHLNPQAVEFMEKEIVLASERYIGRAVYPKEVEGVDIGAYLLLTFDGEDMAQLEEVTERAAEVVLEAGAVDVLVADTPTKKKDAWAARSTFLEAIEAETELLDECDVVVPVNQIANYLKYVYEIGEKYDFTVKSFGHAGDGNLHIYTCSNDMQLDEFKKQVAEFFDYAYNKAAEMGGLISGEHGIGFGKRDYLASFSGEVQMRLMKGIKETFDPKMILNPGKVCYKVN from the coding sequence ATGAGCGAAACTAAATACAATAAGGTGACTCCGGAAATTATAGAGGAGTTTAAAAAAATCGTACCCGGTAAGGTACATACAGCGGATGATATAAATGAAGATTATTCACACGATGAAATGCCTATTTATGGTAATGGATATCCTGACGTACTTATAGAAGCAACTAATACAGAAGATATAGCTAAGATAGTTAAAATATGTTATGACAACAATATAGTTATTATACCAAGAGGAGCCGGCACGGGTTTAACAGGAGCAGCTGTTGCTATGTATGGCGGTGTTATGCTCGATATGACTAAGATGAATAAAATTCTTGAATATGATAAAGAGAATTTTGTTGTGAAAGTTGAACCGGGAGTTCTTTTAAATGATTTGGCAGAGGATGCTTTAAAGCAAGGACTTTTATATCCGCCTGATCCGGGTGAAAAATTTGCAACTTTAGGTGGAAACGTGGCTACAAATGCAGGTGGAATGAGAGCTGTAAAATACGGTACTACAAGAGATTATGTTAGAGCTATGACAGTTGTATTGCCTACAGGTGAAATCATAAAATTAGGTGCTACAGTTTCAAAGACAAGTACAGGTTACAGTCTTATAAATCTTATGGTAGGTTCAGAAGGAACTCTTGGAATAATAACAGAGTTGACTCTTAAATTGATCCCTGCACCAAAAGAAACTATAAGTCTTATAGTTCCGTTTGAAAATTTGGATGACTGTATAGCAACTGTTCCACAAATATTCTTGAATCACTTGAATCCTCAAGCTGTAGAATTTATGGAAAAAGAAATAGTGCTTGCATCTGAGAGATATATAGGAAGAGCGGTATATCCGAAAGAGGTTGAAGGAGTAGATATAGGTGCATATCTTCTACTTACTTTTGACGGTGAAGATATGGCTCAATTAGAAGAAGTTACAGAAAGAGCAGCTGAAGTCGTATTGGAAGCCGGAGCAGTAGATGTTTTGGTGGCTGATACACCAACTAAGAAAAAAGATGCTTGGGCAGCAAGAAGTACATTCCTTGAAGCAATAGAAGCTGAAACTGAATTACTTGATGAGTGTGATGTCGTAGTTCCTGTTAATCAAATAGCTAACTATTTAAAATATGTATATGAAATCGGTGAAAAATACGATTTTACAGTTAAAAGCTTCGGCCATGCAGGAGATGGAAACCTACACATTTATACTTGTTCAAATGATATGCAACTTGATGAATTTAAGAAACAAGTAGCTGAGTTTTTCGATTATGCTTATAATAAGGCTGCTGAAATGGGCGGACTTATATCAGGAGAGCATGGTATAGGATTTGGTAAACGTGATTATTTGGCAAGCTTCTCAGGTGAAGTGCAAATGAGATTGATGAAGGGAATAAAAGAAACATTTGATCCTAAGATGATACTTAATCCAGGAAAAGTTTGCTACAAAGTTAATTAA
- the nrdG gene encoding anaerobic ribonucleoside-triphosphate reductase activating protein codes for MKYAQIRHYDISNGLGIRTSVFFTGCTHNCYNCFNKEYQDFSYGKEFTQKEIDLIIKYIKEDEVSGLTLLGGEPLQQNVDEMCNFLSQVRKASDDVNKKIWIYSGYTYEEILEDSEKTKIISYCDILVDGRYVEILKNLRLKFRGSTNQRIIDIQQSLKMGKIIDISDYI; via the coding sequence ATGAAATATGCACAAATAAGACATTATGATATATCAAACGGTCTGGGAATAAGAACAAGCGTATTTTTTACCGGCTGCACACATAACTGCTATAACTGTTTTAACAAAGAATACCAAGATTTTTCGTACGGAAAAGAGTTTACACAAAAAGAGATTGATTTAATAATAAAATATATAAAAGAAGATGAAGTCTCCGGTCTCACCCTGCTCGGAGGAGAACCTCTTCAACAAAATGTAGACGAGATGTGTAACTTTTTATCTCAAGTAAGGAAAGCATCTGATGATGTGAACAAAAAAATATGGATATATTCAGGTTATACATATGAAGAAATTTTAGAAGATTCAGAAAAAACAAAAATTATATCATATTGTGACATACTTGTAGACGGAAGATATGTAGAAATATTGAAAAATCTAAGATTGAAATTTAGAGGAAGCACTAATCAAAGAATTATAGATATTCAACAATCATTAAAAATGGGTAAAATCATAGATATATCAGACTATATATAA
- a CDS encoding CoA-binding protein, with protein sequence MSIKKEMLSKKNWAIYGITADAEKFGYKIPEVMKEKGYNVIGINKKYKGQDILGIKVYGSLEEVTEEVECIDVIVNPNISMLVVDEAIKKGVKNLWFQPHTFNEEVIEKVKKADINYVDDDCVYAILTGE encoded by the coding sequence ATGAGTATAAAAAAAGAAATGTTAAGTAAAAAAAATTGGGCTATATACGGTATAACAGCAGATGCAGAAAAATTCGGTTATAAAATACCGGAAGTGATGAAAGAGAAAGGATACAACGTAATCGGAATAAACAAGAAGTATAAAGGTCAAGACATATTAGGTATAAAAGTGTACGGTTCATTAGAAGAAGTAACAGAAGAAGTGGAATGTATAGATGTGATAGTAAATCCTAATATATCAATGCTTGTAGTAGATGAAGCTATAAAAAAAGGAGTTAAAAATCTGTGGTTTCAGCCACATACATTTAATGAAGAAGTCATAGAAAAAGTAAAAAAAGCTGATATAAACTATGTAGATGATGATTGCGTATATGCTATATTAACAGGTGAATAA
- a CDS encoding acyl-CoA dehydrogenase family protein, translating to MAYIISDEAKDLLKDIKKFCDNEVREQAKEYDKTGEWPKEIYDKAIEQGYTALEVPEEYGGIGLSRVDIAALMEEMAKADAGFATTISASGLGMKPVLIAGNEEQKKKVCDIILNGGFAAFALTEPGAGSDAGSGKTTAVKDGDYYVLNGRKCFITNGEMADFYCVTAMTDKEAGLKGISMFLVEKGTPGLSTGHHEDKMGIRGSNTCDVVFEDCKIPASNLIGQEGKGFKIAMQTLDQARTWMGCVATGIAQRAMEEAIAYTKERKQFGKPIIKNQAIHFKIADMEIKIETARQMVAHALTKMDMGLPFSMESAIAKCYASDIAMQVASEAIQSFGGYGYSREYPVEKLLRDAKIFQIFEGTNEILRIVVGNNIIA from the coding sequence ATGGCATATATTATTTCTGATGAAGCGAAAGATTTATTGAAAGATATTAAAAAATTCTGTGATAACGAGGTAAGAGAACAAGCGAAAGAATATGATAAAACAGGCGAATGGCCAAAAGAAATATATGACAAGGCTATAGAACAAGGATATACAGCGCTTGAAGTACCGGAAGAATATGGTGGAATAGGTTTATCAAGAGTAGATATTGCGGCACTTATGGAAGAAATGGCAAAAGCTGACGCAGGTTTTGCAACAACTATATCAGCAAGCGGATTGGGAATGAAACCTGTGCTTATTGCAGGAAACGAAGAGCAAAAGAAAAAAGTTTGTGATATAATATTAAACGGCGGATTTGCTGCGTTTGCACTTACCGAACCGGGAGCAGGTTCTGATGCAGGTTCAGGAAAAACAACAGCAGTAAAAGACGGAGATTATTATGTATTAAACGGTAGAAAATGCTTCATAACGAATGGGGAAATGGCTGATTTTTATTGTGTTACAGCTATGACAGACAAAGAAGCCGGCTTAAAAGGAATATCAATGTTCTTGGTAGAAAAAGGAACACCCGGATTAAGCACAGGTCACCATGAAGATAAAATGGGTATAAGAGGTTCAAATACTTGTGATGTAGTATTTGAAGATTGTAAAATACCTGCATCAAACTTAATAGGACAAGAAGGCAAAGGATTTAAAATTGCAATGCAAACATTGGATCAAGCAAGAACTTGGATGGGTTGTGTAGCTACAGGTATAGCTCAAAGAGCTATGGAGGAAGCAATAGCTTACACAAAAGAAAGAAAACAATTTGGAAAACCTATAATCAAAAATCAAGCTATACATTTCAAAATTGCAGACATGGAAATAAAAATTGAAACAGCTCGTCAAATGGTAGCGCATGCGCTTACAAAAATGGATATGGGATTGCCGTTCAGCATGGAATCAGCAATAGCAAAATGCTATGCGTCAGATATAGCAATGCAAGTAGCAAGTGAAGCTATACAATCATTTGGCGGATACGGTTATTCAAGGGAATATCCTGTAGAAAAACTTTTAAGAGATGCAAAAATATTCCAAATATTTGAAGGAACAAATGAAATATTAAGAATAGTAGTAGGTAACAATATAATAGCATAG
- a CDS encoding L-lactate permease: MLNFILALLPIIFLIIVLSYFKMPGFKACPIALIIAALEALFIWKQPAKDVFTGFLEGAAMALWPICLVIIAAIFVYNLVVHTKYMEVIKQMLVSVSKDKRILALIIAWGFGGFMEGMAGFGTAVAIPAGILVAVGFEPLFAAIICLVANTTPVAFGSIGIPTVTAIKVTELDPIMTGTSIVLQSGIMSILVPFFLVAMIGKQNGKGIGESFKGVFLTTLISGFSFFVPQYFTARFIGPELPSIIGSVFCMGVTIGCAKIFIGDKQSDFDLPSEKSNESIDLNKGLVACSPFIFVLLFLVITSSLFPAIRGPLAVVKTAVQIYSGEGAKPYEFSWLITPGVLIILAGILGGLIQKCSLGEIFGILFSSVKQMEKTIITIVAVISTAKIMGYSGMTQDIANFMVATTGNFYPLIAPLIGAIGTFVTGSSTSSSVLFSKLQYSTAQTLGMNPTWLVAANTLGSTAGKIVSPQSIAVATAAANIVGEESKILNGVVKYFVIFAVIYGLVVFFGANLFI, encoded by the coding sequence GTGTTAAATTTTATTTTGGCATTATTACCAATAATATTTTTGATAATTGTGCTGAGCTATTTTAAAATGCCTGGTTTTAAGGCCTGTCCGATTGCCTTGATAATTGCAGCTTTAGAGGCACTTTTCATATGGAAACAACCTGCAAAAGATGTATTTACAGGTTTTCTTGAAGGAGCTGCTATGGCGTTGTGGCCTATATGTCTTGTAATTATTGCAGCCATATTTGTCTACAATCTTGTTGTACATACTAAGTATATGGAAGTAATCAAGCAAATGCTTGTTTCCGTATCTAAAGACAAACGTATTCTTGCCCTTATAATAGCATGGGGCTTTGGCGGATTTATGGAGGGCATGGCAGGTTTCGGAACAGCTGTTGCAATTCCGGCGGGTATACTTGTGGCTGTCGGGTTTGAACCTTTATTTGCCGCTATAATATGTTTGGTTGCAAATACTACACCCGTCGCATTCGGCTCAATAGGTATTCCGACAGTTACTGCAATAAAAGTAACTGAACTTGATCCTATAATGACAGGTACAAGTATAGTGTTACAATCAGGTATTATGAGTATACTGGTTCCGTTTTTTTTAGTCGCTATGATTGGAAAACAAAATGGAAAAGGTATTGGAGAATCATTCAAAGGAGTCTTTCTTACAACACTTATATCAGGCTTCAGTTTCTTTGTTCCACAATATTTTACAGCCAGATTTATTGGACCGGAGCTTCCATCTATAATAGGTTCTGTTTTTTGTATGGGGGTTACAATCGGTTGTGCCAAGATATTTATAGGAGATAAACAAAGTGATTTTGATTTACCTTCAGAGAAATCTAATGAGAGCATAGATTTAAATAAAGGACTTGTGGCTTGCAGTCCATTTATATTCGTTTTATTATTCTTGGTTATAACATCTTCATTATTCCCTGCAATAAGAGGACCTCTTGCAGTTGTAAAAACTGCAGTTCAAATTTATTCAGGAGAAGGAGCGAAACCATATGAATTTTCTTGGCTTATTACTCCGGGAGTACTTATAATATTAGCAGGGATATTAGGCGGTTTGATTCAAAAATGTTCTTTAGGAGAAATATTCGGTATATTGTTTTCTTCAGTAAAACAGATGGAAAAGACTATAATAACTATAGTTGCAGTAATTTCAACAGCTAAAATAATGGGATATTCAGGAATGACACAAGATATTGCAAACTTTATGGTTGCAACAACAGGTAATTTCTATCCGCTTATTGCTCCGCTTATAGGTGCAATAGGTACTTTTGTTACAGGAAGTTCAACATCAAGCAGTGTGTTGTTTTCAAAATTGCAGTATTCAACAGCTCAGACGCTCGGTATGAATCCGACATGGTTAGTTGCTGCAAATACATTAGGTTCTACAGCAGGAAAGATAGTTTCTCCTCAAAGTATAGCAGTAGCAACTGCAGCTGCCAATATAGTAGGTGAAGAAAGTAAAATATTAAACGGAGTAGTTAAATATTTTGTGATATTTGCTGTTATATATGGATTGGTTGTCTTTTTTGGAGCAAACTTGTTTATATAA